From Poecile atricapillus isolate bPoeAtr1 chromosome Z, bPoeAtr1.hap1, whole genome shotgun sequence, one genomic window encodes:
- the LOC131573206 gene encoding nuclear transcription factor Y subunit beta, with protein MDGDSSTTDASQLGIAGDYIGGSHYVIQPHDDTEDSMNDHEDTNGSKESFREQDIYLPIANVARIMKNAIPQTGKIAKDAKECVQECVSEFISFITSEASERCHQEKRKTINGEDILFAMSTLGFDSYVEPLKLYLQKFREAMKGEKGIGGTVTTGDGLSEELTEEAFTNQLPAGLITTDGQQQNVMVYTTSYQQISGVQQIQFS; from the exons ATGGATGGTGATAGCTCCACAACAGATGCTTCTCAGTTAGGAATTGCTGGAGATTACATTGGTGGCAGTCACTATGTGATACAGCCTCACGATG ACACAGAAGACAGCATGAATGATCATGAAGATACAAATGGCTCAAAAGAGAGTTTTAGAGAACAAGATATATATCTTCCAATTGCAAATGTGGCAAGGATAATGAAAAATGCCATACCCCAAACAGGAAAG ATTGCTAAGGATGCGAAGGAATGTGTACAAGAGTGTGTAAGTGAATTCATCAGCTTTATAACATCAGAAGCAAGTGAGAGGTGTCaccaagagaaaagaaagaccATCAATGGAGAGGATATTCTCTTTGCCATGTCTACCTTGGGGTTTGATAGCTATGTTGAACCTTTGAAGTTATACCTCCAGAAATTCAGAGAG gcaatgaaaggagaaaaaggaattgGGGGAACAGTTACAACTGGAGACGGTCTAAGTGAGGAGCTCACAGAAGAAGCATTTA CTAACCAGTTGCCAGCAGGCTTAATAACCACAGATGGCCAACAGCAGAATGTTATGGTCTACACAACGTCATATCAACAG aTCTCTGGTGTTCAACAAATTCAATTCTCATGA